The Anaeromyxobacter diazotrophicus genome includes the window CGGCCCGGGGACCATCGACGTGTCCGACTACCCGGAGGCGCAGCAGAAGGAGTACGCGCTCTTCAAGGTGAAGTGCGCGAAGTGCCACCCGGTGTCGCGCCCCATCAACTCCCAGTACGACGCGACCAACTGGAAGCGCTACATGAAGCGCATGATCCGCCGGCCCAACTCCGGCATCAACGAGCAGCAGGCGGTCGCGCTCTACGACTTCCTCAAGTACTACAGCTCCCGGACCGCCCCGAAGGGCGGCGGCGAGCAGCCCTGACCGGACGCCGACGGTGGCCCTCGCCCTCGCCCACGCGCAGAGCTCGCTGCGCTTCCGCCTCTTCGCCGCGACGGTGGTCGTCGTGGGCGCGGCGCTCGCGTTCTCGATGGTCGGATTCGAGCACGTGGCGCGCGGCGTGGTCCTCGACGCCACCCGCTCGCACCTCGCGGCGCGGGCGCGGGAGGTGCTCGAAGCCACCCAGCGCTTCCAGCGCGAGCGCGCGCTCACCACCCGCAGCTGGGCCGAGGCGGACGCGATGCAGCTGTCGCTCGAGTCCGGCGACCCCAAGTTCGCGGAGGACTACCTCCTGCGCTCGATCCAGGACCAGGGCGGCGCGTTCGCCGTGGCGGCCCTGCTCGACGCCCGGGGGCGGGTCGTCTGCGCCGTGCACGCCGCGCCGGAGGGCGAGCGCCACGGCAGGTCGCTCGAGGCGCTGCGCGGGCGGCGCGTGGCGCTGCGGGCGGTGGCGGAGGTCGAGGGCGGCGCGAAGCTGGCGGTGACGGTGGCGACGGCCCAGGCGCTGGGCGCCGCGGCCGAGGAGAGCCCGGCCCTGGTGCTGGCCGCGCCGGTCCGCGACTTCACCGGGGACCTGGTGGGGGTGGTGGTGGGGGTGGTCTCCCGGCCCGCGGTGGGCCGGCTCCTGGCCGAGATCGCCGGCGCGGACCCGGCCTACGTCCCGGTGGTGGCCGACGCCGAGCGGCGGCTCGTCACCACGCTGCCGGGCGTGTCGGCCCCGGCGGTCGAGGCGCTGCTGGCGCCGGGCGAGGACGGCGGCCGCGGCCTCGAGCGCCACGCGGCCGGGGGCGGCCGGTGGCTCGCGATGCGGACCGCGCCCGGCGCCGAGACCCCGGGCTGGAGCGCGCTCATGGCGGTCTCCGAGCAGGAGGCCTACGGGACGCTGCGCCGGCTGCGGCGGCTGCTCATCGGGATCTTCTCGCTGGTGCTCGCCGGGGCGAGCGTCGCCAGCATCGCCGCGCTCCGCCGCGCCGCGCAGCCGCTCGCCGAGGTGGCGGCCTCGATGGTGCGCGTGTCGACGGGCGACCTCACCACCCGCCTGCCCGACGCCTACCGCGACGAGCTGGGGCGGCTGGTCCAGTCGTTCAACACCATGGTCGCCGAGGTGGAGCGCTCGCACGGCGAGCTGAAGCGGACCGAGGCGCTGCGGCGCGAGATGCAGATCGCGCAGTCCATCCAGACCGCGATCCTGCCGCGCGCCCCCGCGCTCCGGGAGTTCGAGCTGGCGGCGCGCATGAAGGCCGCCGAGGACGTCGGCGGCGACCTCTACGACATCCTGGCCTTCCCCGACACCTTCTGGCTCGTCATCGGCGACGTGTCCGGCCACGGCCTCCACGCCGGCCTCATCATGCTGATGGCGCAGGCCGCCGCCCACGCCGCCATCACCAGCGCGCCCCACGGCGCGCCGGCCGAGGTGGTCGCCTGCGTGAACCGGGTGCTGCACGAGAACGTGCGCCGGCGCATGGGCCGGGACGACTACCTCACGCTCATGGTGGCGCGGTACGCCGGGGCCGGCCGCTTCGTCGCGGCCGGGGCGCACCAGCCGGTCCTGGTCGCGAGCCCGGGCGGCCGGGTCGACGCGGTCGAGCC containing:
- a CDS encoding PP2C family protein-serine/threonine phosphatase — its product is MALALAHAQSSLRFRLFAATVVVVGAALAFSMVGFEHVARGVVLDATRSHLAARAREVLEATQRFQRERALTTRSWAEADAMQLSLESGDPKFAEDYLLRSIQDQGGAFAVAALLDARGRVVCAVHAAPEGERHGRSLEALRGRRVALRAVAEVEGGAKLAVTVATAQALGAAAEESPALVLAAPVRDFTGDLVGVVVGVVSRPAVGRLLAEIAGADPAYVPVVADAERRLVTTLPGVSAPAVEALLAPGEDGGRGLERHAAGGGRWLAMRTAPGAETPGWSALMAVSEQEAYGTLRRLRRLLIGIFSLVLAGASVASIAALRRAAQPLAEVAASMVRVSTGDLTTRLPDAYRDELGRLVQSFNTMVAEVERSHGELKRTEALRREMQIAQSIQTAILPRAPALREFELAARMKAAEDVGGDLYDILAFPDTFWLVIGDVSGHGLHAGLIMLMAQAAAHAAITSAPHGAPAEVVACVNRVLHENVRRRMGRDDYLTLMVARYAGAGRFVAAGAHQPVLVASPGGRVDAVEPAGPWCGVMEDVRRHLVEYELQVEPGGLLCLTTDGIVEARGAGDALYGQERLVEVLSGRAGASAPEVLASVFASVERFASVQDDDMTAVVLRRRETDDTV